A single genomic interval of Saccharothrix saharensis harbors:
- a CDS encoding MCE family protein: MATTRAGRGLARAVAMACVLALVAAAAMWWVFAGANSHRVTAVFGAAVGVYPGSDVRVLGVRVGTIDEVEPQGATVKVVMSLDRTVKVPADAQAVVVAPSVVSDRYVQLAPVYTGGEVLADNATIPRERTATPVELDELYASLDKLTTALGPDGANQDGALSDLLDSAAATLQGNGQALGDTVKQLGDATRTLSGSKDDLFGTVDNLQEFTGMLAANDSQVRDLNRQLAEVAGFLADERENLGAALTELATALGQVQGFITDNRAALQSNVDKLAGITQVLVDQRASLAEALDVGPLALGNLQNAYNAASGTLDTRADLNELNQPPIVLICKLIQGVEPGRVPGVLAQTCRQLEPVLSGAVPLKTPAEVVSDLSQGKLPLPLPLAGVPQ, translated from the coding sequence GTGGCGACGACGAGAGCGGGCCGCGGCCTGGCCCGCGCGGTGGCGATGGCGTGCGTGCTCGCGCTGGTGGCCGCGGCGGCGATGTGGTGGGTGTTCGCGGGCGCGAACAGCCACCGGGTGACCGCGGTGTTCGGGGCGGCCGTCGGCGTCTACCCCGGCTCGGACGTGCGGGTGCTCGGCGTCCGGGTGGGCACGATCGACGAGGTCGAGCCGCAGGGCGCGACGGTGAAGGTCGTCATGTCGCTCGACCGCACGGTGAAGGTGCCCGCGGACGCGCAGGCGGTCGTGGTCGCGCCCAGCGTGGTCAGCGACCGGTACGTGCAGCTCGCGCCCGTGTACACCGGCGGCGAGGTGCTGGCCGACAACGCGACCATCCCCCGCGAGCGCACCGCCACCCCCGTCGAGCTGGACGAGCTGTACGCGAGCCTGGACAAGCTCACCACCGCCCTCGGCCCGGACGGGGCCAACCAGGACGGCGCGCTGTCCGACCTGCTCGACTCGGCCGCGGCCACCCTCCAGGGCAACGGGCAGGCGCTCGGCGACACCGTCAAGCAGCTCGGTGACGCCACCCGCACGCTGTCCGGCTCCAAGGACGACCTGTTCGGCACCGTGGACAACCTGCAGGAGTTCACCGGCATGCTGGCCGCGAACGACAGCCAGGTGCGCGACCTGAACCGGCAGCTCGCCGAGGTCGCCGGGTTCCTCGCCGACGAGCGGGAGAACCTGGGCGCCGCGCTCACCGAGCTGGCCACCGCGCTGGGCCAGGTGCAGGGCTTCATCACCGACAACCGGGCCGCGCTCCAGTCCAACGTCGACAAGCTCGCGGGCATCACCCAGGTCCTGGTCGACCAGCGCGCGTCGCTGGCCGAGGCGCTCGACGTCGGACCGCTGGCCCTGGGCAACCTGCAGAACGCCTACAACGCCGCCTCCGGCACGCTCGACACCAGGGCCGACCTGAACGAGCTGAACCAGCCGCCGATCGTCCTGATCTGCAAGCTCATCCAGGGCGTCGAGCCGGGCCGGGTGCCCGGCGTGCTGGCGCAGACGTGCCGGCAGCTGGAGCCGGTGCTCAGCGGCGCGGTGCCGCTGAAGACGCCCGCCGAAGTGGTGTCCGACCTCTCCCAGGGCAAGCTGCCGCTGCCCCTGCCGCTCGCGGGGGTGCCCCAGTGA
- a CDS encoding MCE family protein — protein sequence MIKRRLLGVVFIAVIALFLSVTVALYNDVFTQVVKVTLKTDRVGNQLLIDSDVKVRGMIVGQVKGIRTTGDGAELELALDPDQVRHIPANVSARLLPKTLFGERYVNLVVPAERQDPLAEGDVIEQDRSSSAIELERVLDDLMPVLRAVQPEKLATTLTAMSQALENRGKPLGETLVQLDAYLGEFNPQLPKLKDGISRLADVSNVYADAAPDLVQALSDATVTSRTLVEQRDNLLAMYGTLTTTSLDLNSFLAVNKNNLIQLADVSRPTLELLAKYAPEYPCLLKGLSEFKPIMDQVFGKGTDEPGLHITLEITASRGKYEPGKDDPEYADKRGPRCYDIVPRPDPFPQYPPEGPVKDGSTSPPPARSATDGLLPPNTGTIRDDGTVVSSYSGVPSLANSPEEQDFLAALLAPQFGLKEREMPSFTALLLGPLYRGAEVTA from the coding sequence TCGCGGTCATCGCCCTGTTCCTCTCGGTCACGGTGGCGCTGTACAACGACGTGTTCACGCAGGTCGTGAAGGTGACGCTGAAGACCGACCGGGTCGGCAACCAGCTGCTGATCGACTCCGACGTGAAGGTCCGGGGCATGATCGTCGGTCAGGTGAAGGGCATCCGGACCACGGGCGACGGCGCCGAGCTGGAGCTGGCGCTGGACCCGGACCAGGTCAGGCACATCCCGGCCAACGTCTCCGCGCGCCTGCTGCCGAAGACCCTGTTCGGCGAGCGGTACGTGAACCTCGTGGTGCCCGCCGAGCGCCAGGACCCGCTCGCCGAGGGCGACGTCATCGAGCAGGACCGCTCCAGCAGCGCCATCGAGCTGGAACGCGTGCTCGACGACCTGATGCCGGTGCTGCGGGCCGTGCAGCCGGAGAAGCTGGCCACCACGCTGACCGCGATGTCGCAGGCGCTGGAGAACCGGGGCAAGCCCCTGGGCGAGACGCTGGTGCAGCTCGACGCCTACCTCGGCGAGTTCAACCCGCAGCTGCCCAAGCTCAAGGACGGCATCAGCCGCCTCGCCGACGTCTCGAACGTCTACGCCGACGCCGCCCCCGACCTGGTGCAGGCGCTGTCGGACGCCACCGTCACCAGCCGCACGCTGGTCGAGCAGCGCGACAACCTGCTGGCCATGTACGGCACGCTGACCACCACGTCGCTGGACCTGAACAGCTTCCTCGCGGTGAACAAGAACAACCTGATCCAGCTCGCGGACGTCAGCAGGCCGACGTTGGAGCTGCTGGCCAAGTACGCGCCCGAGTACCCGTGCCTGCTCAAGGGCCTGTCGGAGTTCAAGCCGATCATGGACCAGGTGTTCGGCAAGGGCACCGACGAGCCGGGCCTGCACATCACGCTGGAGATCACGGCCAGCCGCGGCAAGTACGAGCCCGGCAAGGACGACCCGGAGTACGCCGACAAGCGCGGCCCGCGCTGCTACGACATCGTGCCGCGGCCGGACCCGTTCCCGCAGTACCCGCCGGAGGGCCCGGTCAAGGACGGCTCCACGTCGCCGCCGCCCGCGCGGTCGGCCACCGACGGCCTGCTGCCGCCGAACACGGGGACGATCCGCGACGACGGCACTGTCGTGTCGTCCTACAGCGGCGTGCCGTCGCTGGCGAACTCGCCGGAGGAGCAGGACTTCCTGGCCGCGCTGCTGGCACCGCAGTTCGGCTTGAAGGAGCGGGAGATGCCGAGCTTCACCGCGCTGCTGCTCGGACCCCTGTACCGGGGAGCGGAGGTGACGGCATGA
- a CDS encoding MCE family protein: MRSLAAPLIKLGVFAAITIVATTLLAVTISNVNFNGATGYTARFTDVTALNEGDDIRIAGVRVGQVDEIRVVDRRLAEVGFSLEGDRTLPASVTATIKYRNLVGQRYISLEHGVGDASALRPGDVIPLERTKPALDLTVLFNGFKPLFQALNPDDVNKLSNEIIQVLQGEGGTIDSLLRHTASLTSTLASRDQVIGEVITNLNAVLDTVNSRTDQVSTLVTTLQELTTGLAGDREPIGEAISAMGELTTTTADLLDRSRQPLKDDIANLGLVSQTLADHESVVEGVIRNLPGKIEAMSRTASYGSWFNFFLCEGTGQVAVPPIINDPIPITALPVTQPRCRR; encoded by the coding sequence ATGAGGTCCCTGGCCGCGCCGCTGATCAAGCTCGGCGTCTTCGCCGCCATCACGATCGTGGCGACCACGCTGCTCGCGGTGACCATCTCGAACGTCAACTTCAACGGCGCCACCGGCTACACGGCCCGGTTCACCGACGTGACGGCGCTCAACGAGGGCGACGACATCCGCATCGCGGGCGTCCGGGTCGGCCAGGTCGACGAGATCCGGGTGGTCGACCGGCGGCTGGCCGAGGTGGGGTTCTCGCTGGAGGGCGACCGCACGCTGCCCGCGTCGGTGACCGCGACGATCAAGTACCGCAACCTGGTCGGCCAGCGGTACATCTCGCTGGAGCACGGCGTGGGCGACGCGTCCGCGCTGCGGCCCGGTGACGTCATCCCGTTGGAGCGCACCAAGCCCGCGCTCGACCTCACCGTGCTGTTCAACGGCTTCAAGCCGCTGTTCCAGGCGCTGAACCCGGACGACGTGAACAAGCTGTCCAACGAGATCATCCAGGTCCTGCAGGGCGAGGGCGGCACGATCGACAGCCTGCTGCGCCACACGGCGTCGCTGACGTCGACGCTGGCGAGCCGCGACCAGGTGATCGGCGAGGTGATCACCAACCTCAACGCCGTGCTGGACACCGTCAACTCGCGCACCGACCAGGTGTCCACGCTGGTCACCACCTTGCAGGAGCTGACGACGGGCCTCGCGGGCGACCGCGAGCCGATCGGTGAGGCGATCAGCGCCATGGGCGAGCTGACCACGACGACCGCCGACCTGCTCGACCGGTCGCGGCAGCCGTTGAAGGACGACATCGCGAACCTCGGCCTGGTGTCGCAGACGCTGGCCGACCACGAGTCGGTCGTGGAGGGCGTCATCCGCAACCTGCCGGGCAAGATCGAGGCGATGTCGCGGACCGCGTCCTACGGGTCCTGGTTCAACTTCTTCCTGTGCGAGGGCACCGGGCAGGTGGCCGTGCCGCCGATCATCAACGACCCGATCCCGATCACGGCTCTGCCGGTCACGCAACCGAGGTGCCGCCGATGA
- a CDS encoding MCE family protein, translating to MKVQRNPVTVGVVGLTVIALLLLAAFNSDDLPIIGGGTTYSAEFTEAAGLVPSNEVRVAGVKVGKVTDVELDGDKVKVSFRVKDAWVGDRTTAVIRIKTLLGQKFLALDPQGTEPLDPGRPIPRERTLSPYDVQEAFNGLADTVGRIDTDQLADSFQVLSETFAGSAESVRGALDGLSALSKTISSRDEQLAQLLANTNQITKTLADRNEQFEKLLADGNLLLGELRKRRDAISALLNGTRALSEELSGLVADNSAQLRPALEQLARVTTMLQRNQDSLDRSLSLMGPFFRVFANTLGNGRWFDVYICGLLPPSVNLGVVGFNEEGCLPPGVQRSPTPGGGN from the coding sequence ATGAAGGTGCAACGCAACCCGGTGACGGTCGGCGTGGTCGGCCTCACCGTGATCGCCCTGCTGCTGCTCGCCGCGTTCAACTCCGACGACCTGCCGATCATCGGCGGCGGCACCACGTACTCGGCCGAGTTCACCGAGGCCGCGGGCCTGGTCCCGTCCAACGAGGTGCGGGTGGCCGGGGTCAAGGTCGGCAAGGTGACCGACGTCGAGCTGGACGGCGACAAGGTGAAGGTGTCGTTCCGGGTCAAGGACGCCTGGGTGGGCGACCGCACCACCGCGGTGATCCGGATCAAGACGCTGCTGGGGCAGAAGTTCCTGGCCCTGGACCCGCAGGGCACCGAGCCGCTGGACCCGGGCCGACCGATCCCGCGCGAGCGCACGCTGTCGCCGTACGACGTGCAGGAGGCGTTCAACGGGCTGGCGGACACGGTCGGCCGGATCGACACCGATCAGCTCGCGGACAGCTTCCAGGTCCTCTCGGAGACCTTCGCGGGCTCGGCGGAGAGCGTGCGCGGCGCGTTGGACGGCCTGTCGGCGCTGTCGAAGACGATCTCGTCGCGGGACGAGCAGTTGGCGCAGCTGCTGGCCAACACCAACCAGATCACCAAGACCCTGGCCGACCGCAACGAGCAGTTCGAGAAGCTGCTCGCGGACGGCAACCTGCTGCTGGGCGAGCTGCGCAAGCGGCGGGACGCCATCAGCGCCCTGCTCAACGGCACCCGTGCGCTGTCCGAGGAGCTGTCCGGCCTGGTCGCCGACAACTCGGCGCAGCTGCGGCCCGCCTTGGAGCAGTTGGCGCGGGTCACCACGATGCTGCAGCGCAACCAGGACTCGCTGGACCGCAGCCTGTCGCTGATGGGCCCGTTCTTCCGCGTGTTCGCCAACACCCTCGGCAACGGCCGCTGGTTCGACGTCTACATCTGCGGCCTGCTGCCGCCGTCGGTGAACCTCGGCGTGGTCGGCTTCAACGAAGAGGGCTGCCTGCCCCCCGGCGTGCAGCGCTCCCCGACGCCCGGGGGAGGGAACTGA